One genomic segment of Thermodesulfobacterium sp. TA1 includes these proteins:
- a CDS encoding sulfite exporter TauE/SafE family protein, producing MESIIIIIGIFILAFVSGMIGLGVAFSAIPFLGLFMDDLVHQVQPLSLLLNGVTALLSALGFAKSGFIEWKKAIYLSIITTLSAPVGAVLAHYISQDIIWVIYFFSVLYLAYRLFKPIKAVKEDKTNFKLAAILAVPISVLSGLLGVGPGFLLMPTLIICGFDPKRAAGINAFAVCPPSFSALLPHISTAHWNFTLTIALITVGAVASYLGARATSLYVPSKRIKQIFATLIVIVTAYKITTLFFK from the coding sequence ATGGAAAGTATAATAATTATTATTGGGATTTTTATTCTTGCTTTTGTTTCAGGAATGATTGGTCTTGGGGTAGCTTTTTCTGCCATCCCCTTTTTGGGCTTGTTCATGGATGACCTTGTGCACCAAGTACAACCTCTCAGTCTTTTGTTAAACGGGGTTACAGCCCTTCTCAGTGCTTTAGGCTTTGCTAAAAGTGGGTTTATTGAATGGAAAAAAGCCATTTACCTTTCTATTATTACTACCCTTTCGGCACCTGTGGGTGCGGTGTTGGCTCACTATATTTCTCAAGATATAATCTGGGTAATCTATTTCTTTTCAGTCCTTTATCTTGCCTACAGACTTTTTAAACCGATTAAAGCCGTTAAGGAAGATAAGACAAACTTTAAGTTAGCAGCAATTTTAGCTGTTCCAATCTCGGTTTTAAGCGGACTTCTTGGCGTTGGACCAGGTTTTTTACTTATGCCGACCCTTATTATATGTGGATTTGATCCTAAACGAGCGGCAGGTATCAATGCTTTTGCCGTCTGTCCACCTTCATTTTCTGCCCTTCTCCCTCATATAAGCACTGCCCATTGGAACTTTACACTTACCATAGCGTTAATAACTGTAGGAGCTGTTGCTTCTTATCTTGGAGCGAGAGCCACAAGTCTTTATGTTCCAAGTAAAAGAATTAAACAAATCTTTGCCACTCTCATCGTAATCGTAACCGCCTATAAAATAACTACCTTGTTTTTCAAATAA
- a CDS encoding transposase → MFFEFPFEIKRFIYTTNQLEKLFEEVKRGLRVMEFLSDEENVEKILFLIFF, encoded by the coding sequence ATGTTTTTTGAATTTCCATTTGAGATAAAGAGGTTTATTTATACAACGAATCAACTTGAGAAGCTTTTTGAGGAAGTGAAACGGGGACTCAGAGTAATGGAATTTCTTTCAGATGAAGAGAATGTGGAGAAGATTTTATTTCTTATCTTTTTTTGA